One Rissa tridactyla isolate bRisTri1 chromosome 4, bRisTri1.patW.cur.20221130, whole genome shotgun sequence DNA window includes the following coding sequences:
- the GPI gene encoding glucose-6-phosphate isomerase produces the protein MALSGDPHFKKLVEWHKANASKLVLRQLFEADKDRFQKFSLTLNTDHGDILLDYSKNLVTEEVMKMLMELAKSRGVESARERMFSGEKINFTENRAVLHIALRNRSNTPILVDGKDVVPEVNKVLDKMKHFCQRVRSGEWKGYTGKAITDVVNIGIGGSDLGPLMVTEALKPYSKGGPRVWFVSNIDGTHIAKTLAELKPDTTLFIIASKTFTTQETITNAETAKEWFLRAANDPSAVAKHFVALSTNGPKVKDFGIDPENMFEFWDWVGGRYSLWSAIGLSIALHIGFDNFENLLAGAHWMDNHFHTAPLEKNVPVLLAMLGVWYINCYGCETHALLPYDQYMHRFAAYFQQGDMESNGKYITKKGSRVDYSTGPIVWGEPGTNGQHAFYQLIHQGTRMIPCDFLIPVQTQHPIRNGLHHKILLANFLAQTEALMKGKTADEARKELQAAGLSGDALEKLLPHKVFEGNRPTNSIMFTKLNPFTLGAIIAMYEHKIFVQGIVWDINSYDQWGVELGKQLAKKIEPELESDAPVTSHDSSTNGLISFIKKHRA, from the exons ATGGCGCTCTCCGGCGACCCTCATTTCAAGAAGCTGGTGGAGTGGCACAAGGCGAACGCCTCCAAGCTGGTTCTGCGGCAGCTCTTTGAGGCCGACAAGGATCGCTTCCAGAAGTTCAG CTTGACTCTGAATACTGATCATGGGGATATCTTACTGGATTATTCGAAGAACCTTGTTACAGAAGAAGTGATGAAAATGCTGATGGAACTg GCAAAGTCAAGGGGTGTGGAAAGTGCCAGAGAGCGCATGTTCAGTGGAGAGAAGATCAACTTCACTGAG AACCGAGCTGTGCTTCATATTGCTCTGAGAAATCGTTCCAATACACCAATACTTGTAGATGGGAAGGATGTTGTTCCAGAAGTGAACAAAGTGTTGGACAAAATGAAACACTTCTGCCAG agaGTCCGTAGCGGTGAATGGAAAGGCTACACTGGAAAGGCAATCACTGATGTGGTCAATATTGGGATTGGTGGCTCTGACTTG GGCCCTCTGATGGTAACTGAAGCCCTGAAACCATATTCCAAGGGAGGCCCTCGTGTTTGGTTTGTATCCAACATTGATGGTACTCACATAGCCAAAACCCTGGCTGAGCTTAAACCAGACACTACGCTCTTCATCATTGCATCAAAG ACTTTCACCACCCAAGAAACTATCACCAATGCAGAAACGGCCAAAGAGTGGTTCTTGCGTGCTGCTAATGAT ccTTCAGCTGTGGCCAAGCATTTTGTTGCCTTATCTACCAATGGC ccTAAAGTTAAAGACTTTGGAATTGACCCAGAGAACATGTTTGAGTTTTGGGAT TGGGTTGGTGGCCGCTACTCTTTGTGGTCCGCCATTGGTCTCTCCATTGCCCTGCATATTG GTTTTGACAACTTTGAGAATCTGCTTGCAGGAGCCCACTGGATG GATAATCACTTCCATACTGCCCCATTGGAGAAGAACGTGCCTGTTCTGTTGGCCATGCTCGGGGTCTGGTATATAAACTGCTATGGATGTGAAACCCATGCCCTTCTGCCCTATGACCAATACATGCACCGCTTTGCTGCCTACTTCCAGCAG GGTGATATGGAATCTAATGGCAAATACATTACCAAGAAAGGCTCTCGTGTGGACTACAGTACTGGCCCTATTGTGTGGGGAGAGCCTGGCACCAACGGGCAGCATGCTTTTTACCAGCTCATTCATCAAG GAACTCGCATGATTCCCTGTGACTTTCTGATCCCAGTGCAGACCCAGCATCCAATCAGAAATGGCTTGCATCACAAG ATCCTTTTGGCCAACTTCCTTGCTCAGACTGAGGCCTTGATGAAGGGAAAGACTGCTGATGAAGCTCGCAAGGAACTTCAAGCGGCAGGCCTCAGTGGAGATGCTCTGGAGAAGCTCCTTCCCCATAAG GTCTTTGAGGGAAATCGACCAACCAATTCCATCATGTTTACAAAACTCAACCCATTCACGCTGGGAGCCATCATTG CCATGTATGAGCACAAGATATTTGTTCAAGGAATTGTCTGGGATATCAACAGTTATGACCAGTGGGG AGTCGAGCTTGGAAAACAACTTGCCAAGAAAATTGAGCCTGAACTGGAGTCAGATGCTCCAGTGACATCTCATGACAGCTCAACAAATGGGCTCATCAGCTTCATCAAAAAACACAGAGCCTGA